The following are encoded in a window of Desulfarculaceae bacterium genomic DNA:
- a CDS encoding carbohydrate kinase family protein — MKLYISGSLAYDRIMNFDGRFSDHILPDKIHVLNVCFNVNGLQEKLGGTAGNIAYGLAQLGERPVLLACLGRDGERYLRWVESQGIDGSRVRVLEEEFTAGAFITTDKADNQITGFNPGAMNHPCLCDVGEMNPKSSLAIVAPGNLEDMQRLPKEFRAKGVPYIFDPGQSLNIWQGPDLDKALTGAEVLISNDYELELIRRMTGLKLSQILERVGAVITTKGEEGSVLWRGQERTDIPIAKAEKVLDPTGAGDAYRAGLMKGISLGLDLAQACLWGAVLSSYAVACYGTQEYSVDQEGFAKRLETLGGGAYPA, encoded by the coding sequence GTGAAGCTTTACATCTCAGGGTCTCTGGCCTACGACCGCATCATGAACTTCGATGGCCGTTTCTCCGACCACATCCTGCCCGACAAGATTCATGTGCTCAACGTGTGCTTCAACGTGAACGGCCTGCAGGAAAAGCTGGGTGGCACGGCGGGCAACATCGCCTACGGCCTGGCCCAGCTCGGCGAGCGCCCGGTGCTCTTGGCCTGCCTGGGCCGCGACGGCGAGCGTTACCTGCGCTGGGTGGAGAGCCAGGGCATCGACGGCAGCCGCGTCCGGGTCTTGGAAGAGGAGTTCACCGCCGGGGCCTTCATCACCACCGACAAGGCGGACAACCAGATCACCGGCTTCAACCCCGGAGCCATGAACCACCCCTGCCTGTGCGACGTGGGCGAGATGAACCCCAAGAGCTCCCTGGCCATCGTGGCCCCGGGCAACCTGGAGGACATGCAGCGCCTGCCCAAGGAGTTCCGGGCCAAGGGCGTGCCCTACATCTTCGACCCCGGCCAGTCGCTCAACATCTGGCAGGGGCCGGACCTGGACAAGGCCCTCACCGGGGCCGAGGTGCTCATCTCCAACGACTATGAGCTGGAGCTGATCCGCCGCATGACCGGCCTCAAGCTCAGCCAGATTTTGGAGCGGGTTGGGGCGGTGATCACCACCAAGGGCGAGGAGGGCTCGGTGCTCTGGCGGGGCCAGGAGCGCACCGACATTCCCATCGCCAAGGCCGAAAAGGTCTTGGACCCCACCGGCGCGGGCGACGCCTACCGGGCCGGGCTGATGAAGGGTATCTCCCTGGGCCTGGACCTGGCCCAGGCCTGCCTGTGGGGCGCGGTGCTGTCCTCTTACGCCGTGGCCTGCTACGGCACCCAGGAGTACAGCGTGGACCAGGAGGGCTTCGCCAAGCGCTTGGAGACCCTTGGCGGCGGGGCTTATCCGGCTTGA
- a CDS encoding SDR family oxidoreductase, producing the protein MDLQSEVALVTGAGRGIGLATAEKLGTSGAAVVLADMDLATAEAGALAIEGAGGRALALQMDVRSAEGWADTVNKAVKRYGPLTALVNNAGFDRPGGVAKVSQEDFQDVLEVHLISCLLGMRAALPAFEQAGRGAVVNVSSVYAKIGGHGEAAYTAAKAGMVGLTKSAAREFAKLGVRVNCVLPGLTDTPAIRGMMSDKVREKLLAETPLRRMAQPGEIANVIAFLCSNEASYVTGAAWEVSGGWNM; encoded by the coding sequence ATGGACTTGCAGAGCGAGGTGGCTCTGGTCACTGGCGCGGGCCGGGGCATTGGCCTGGCCACGGCGGAAAAGCTGGGCACTTCGGGCGCGGCGGTGGTGCTGGCCGACATGGACCTGGCCACGGCCGAAGCGGGCGCCCTGGCCATCGAAGGCGCGGGGGGCCGGGCTCTGGCCCTGCAAATGGACGTGCGCTCGGCCGAGGGCTGGGCGGACACCGTGAACAAGGCCGTGAAGCGCTACGGCCCGCTCACCGCCCTGGTAAACAACGCTGGCTTCGACCGCCCCGGCGGGGTGGCCAAGGTGAGCCAGGAGGACTTTCAGGACGTCTTGGAGGTCCACCTGATCTCCTGTTTGCTGGGTATGCGCGCGGCCTTGCCCGCCTTTGAGCAGGCCGGGCGGGGCGCGGTGGTCAATGTGTCCAGCGTGTACGCCAAGATCGGCGGCCACGGCGAGGCGGCCTACACCGCGGCCAAGGCGGGCATGGTGGGGCTCACCAAGTCGGCGGCCCGTGAGTTCGCCAAGTTGGGGGTACGGGTCAACTGCGTGTTGCCCGGGCTCACCGACACCCCGGCCATCCGGGGCATGATGTCGGACAAGGTGCGCGAAAAGCTCCTGGCCGAGACCCCGCTACGGCGCATGGCCCAGCCCGGCGAGATCGCCAACGTGATCGCCTTCCTGTGCTCCAATGAGGCCAGCTACGTGACCGGCGCGGCTTGGGAAGTCAGTGGCGGTTGGAATATGTAA